One genomic segment of Ctenopharyngodon idella isolate HZGC_01 chromosome 7, HZGC01, whole genome shotgun sequence includes these proteins:
- the znf710b gene encoding zinc finger protein 710 isoform X1, translated as MRSLKHLKPQTKKNVEEKTQRLVRCYSEAMHQQMDAGTQTDPVVVLSLAQAAVLGLISQNEVFGATIAPNGFYTGDPKESPAPPGERMDYEYADQLIGANGDYLGENLGEDGNMHSSCAERRWQGQPENSKPSVEHQDMASHVKGEAVTPGLPSCTHMMNNMVPREGMQMVDPSSYRVLPKAQPNNCCSTCVRDPKSTHPPTDQHLHPHSHNHTPHEVPLRNRSHAHEKGVDEVTEDRDNGRNGMGKAGSGGEEISSYFQTNEVGYEGGEMEGVGDFDENSEGMFWAEPVEGEAPRGRRIDRLDINIQINESYCVDVGEGLKRWKCRMCEKSYTSKYNLVTHILGHNGIKPHACPHCGKLFKQPSHLQTHLLTHQGTRPHKCTVCKKGFTQTSHLKRHMLQHTDVKPYSCRFCRRGFAYPSELRAHEVKHERGRCHVCSQCGMEFPTYAHLKRHQVSHQGPSTFQCSQCNKSFAYRSQLQNHLLKHQTQRSFSCSQCGLQFLQLHQLRQHSLTHKTNKPQARATKGTKGFKCDVCAREFTLSANLKRHMLIHASVRPFQCHVCFKSFVQKQTLKTHMIVHLPVKPFKCKVCGKSFNRMYNLLGHMHLHAGSKPFKCACCSSKFNLKGNLSRHMKVKHGMDVSPDGQDGPPEMEPHEDYEDENFNFTAPENMENNDAPNLTKLSEVAIQELDYYNFGKDVGNYSTA; from the exons ATGAGATCTCTCAAACACCTGAAGCCACAGACCAAGAAAAATGTG GAGGAGAAGACACAGCGGCTGGTCAGATGTTATTCTGAGGCCATGCACCAGCAGATGGACGCAGGCACACAGACAGACCCTGTGGTGGTCCTGTCTCTGGCCCAAGCAGCTGTGTTGGGACTCATCTCACAGAACGAGGTCTTTGGCGCCACCATCGCCCCCAACGGCTTCTACACCGGAGACCCCAAAGAGTCCCCCGCTCCGCCAGGTGAGAGAATGGACTACGAATACGCCGACCAGCTTATAGGCGCCAACGGCGACTATCTTGGAGAGAATTTGGGCGAGGATGGGAACATGCACTCCAGCTGTGCCGAGAGAAGGTGGCAGGGGCAACCCGAGAACAGCAAACCCTCTGTAGAGCACCAAGACATGGCGTCACATGTTAAAGGAGAGGCTGTGACCCCAGGTTTGCCCTCCTGCACTCACATGATGAATAACATGGTGCCCAGAGAAGGCATGCAGATGGTGGACCCCTCCAGCTACAGGGTCCTGCCCAAAGCCCAACCCAACAACTGCTGCTCCACCTGCGTCAGAGACCCCAAGAGTACGCACCCTCCGACTGACCAACATTTACACCCTCATTCCCACAACCACACACCTCATGAGGTTCCTTTACGCAACAGGAGCCACGCACATGAAAAAGGAGTAGATGAGGTAACCGAGGACAGGGACAACGGGAGAAATGGCATGGGGAAAGCAGGAAGCGGTGGCGAGGAAATTAGCAGCTATTTTCAGACTAACGAGGTTGGCTATGAGGGCGGCGAGATGGAAGGGGTAGGGGACTTCGATGAGAACAGTGAGGGGATGTTCTGGGCAGAGCCCGTGGAAGGGGAGGCCCCCCGTGGCCGCCGGATCGACCGACTGGACATTAACATCCAGATCAATGAGTCGTACTGTGTGGACGTTGGCGAGGGCCTGAAGCGCTGGAAGTGCCGCATGTGTGAGAAGTCGTACACCTCCAAGTACAATCTGGTCACGCACATCCTGGGCCACAATGGCATCAAACCACACGCATGTCCACATTGCGGCAAACTCTTCAAGCAGCCCAGCCACCTACAGACGCACCTGCTGACACACCAGGGCACACGGCCACACAAGTGCACTGTCTGCAAGAAGGGCTTCACCCAGACCAGCCACCTGAAGCGGCACATGCTGCAGCACACCGACGTTAAGCCCTACAGTTGTCGTTTTTGTCGTCGTGGTTTTGCCTACCCCAGTGAACTCCGTGCTCACGAAGTAAAGCATGAAAGAGGCCGGTGCCACGTCTGCTCGCAGTGCGGCATGGAGTTTCCTACCTATGCCCACCTGAAGCGTCATCAGGTGAGCCACCAAGGACCTTCCACCTTCCAGTGTAGCCAGTGCAACAAGTCGTTCGCCTACCGCAGCCAGCTGCAGAATCACCTGCTGAAGCACCAAACGCAGCGCTCCTTCTCCTGCAGTCAGTGTGGCCTGCAATTCCTTCAACTGCATCAGCTACGCCAACACTCCCTAACACACAAGACAAACAAGCCTCAGGCCCGCGCTACCAAG GGAACAAAGGGGTTTAAGTGTGACGTATGTGCCCGAGAGTTTACATTGTCTGCAAACCTAAAGAGGCACATGTTAATCCATGCCAGTGTCCGGCCATTCCAGTGTCACGTGTGCTTCAAATCTTTCGTCCAGAAACAGACCCTCAAAACTCACATGATTGTACACCTGCCTGTGAAACCCTTCAAGTGCAAG GTGTGTGGAAAGTCATTTAACCGAATGTACAACCTCCTGGGCCACATGCACCTCCATGCAGGCAGTAAACCCTTCAAATGTGCATGCTGTTCGAGTAAATTTAACCTGAAGGGCAATCTTAGCAGACACATGAAGGTCAAACATGGAATGGACGTCTCTCCAGATGGACAAG ATGGCCCACCAGAAATGGAGCCCCATGAGGACTATGAAGATGAGAACTTCAATTTTACAGCACCAGAGAATATGGAAAACAATGATGCACCGAACCTAACTAAGCTCTCTGAAGTGGCCATCCAGGAACTTGACTATTATAATTTTGGGAAGGATGTGGGAAACTACAGTAcagcataa
- the znf710b gene encoding zinc finger protein 710 isoform X2 yields the protein MHQQMDAGTQTDPVVVLSLAQAAVLGLISQNEVFGATIAPNGFYTGDPKESPAPPGERMDYEYADQLIGANGDYLGENLGEDGNMHSSCAERRWQGQPENSKPSVEHQDMASHVKGEAVTPGLPSCTHMMNNMVPREGMQMVDPSSYRVLPKAQPNNCCSTCVRDPKSTHPPTDQHLHPHSHNHTPHEVPLRNRSHAHEKGVDEVTEDRDNGRNGMGKAGSGGEEISSYFQTNEVGYEGGEMEGVGDFDENSEGMFWAEPVEGEAPRGRRIDRLDINIQINESYCVDVGEGLKRWKCRMCEKSYTSKYNLVTHILGHNGIKPHACPHCGKLFKQPSHLQTHLLTHQGTRPHKCTVCKKGFTQTSHLKRHMLQHTDVKPYSCRFCRRGFAYPSELRAHEVKHERGRCHVCSQCGMEFPTYAHLKRHQVSHQGPSTFQCSQCNKSFAYRSQLQNHLLKHQTQRSFSCSQCGLQFLQLHQLRQHSLTHKTNKPQARATKGTKGFKCDVCAREFTLSANLKRHMLIHASVRPFQCHVCFKSFVQKQTLKTHMIVHLPVKPFKCKVCGKSFNRMYNLLGHMHLHAGSKPFKCACCSSKFNLKGNLSRHMKVKHGMDVSPDGQDGPPEMEPHEDYEDENFNFTAPENMENNDAPNLTKLSEVAIQELDYYNFGKDVGNYSTA from the exons ATGCACCAGCAGATGGACGCAGGCACACAGACAGACCCTGTGGTGGTCCTGTCTCTGGCCCAAGCAGCTGTGTTGGGACTCATCTCACAGAACGAGGTCTTTGGCGCCACCATCGCCCCCAACGGCTTCTACACCGGAGACCCCAAAGAGTCCCCCGCTCCGCCAGGTGAGAGAATGGACTACGAATACGCCGACCAGCTTATAGGCGCCAACGGCGACTATCTTGGAGAGAATTTGGGCGAGGATGGGAACATGCACTCCAGCTGTGCCGAGAGAAGGTGGCAGGGGCAACCCGAGAACAGCAAACCCTCTGTAGAGCACCAAGACATGGCGTCACATGTTAAAGGAGAGGCTGTGACCCCAGGTTTGCCCTCCTGCACTCACATGATGAATAACATGGTGCCCAGAGAAGGCATGCAGATGGTGGACCCCTCCAGCTACAGGGTCCTGCCCAAAGCCCAACCCAACAACTGCTGCTCCACCTGCGTCAGAGACCCCAAGAGTACGCACCCTCCGACTGACCAACATTTACACCCTCATTCCCACAACCACACACCTCATGAGGTTCCTTTACGCAACAGGAGCCACGCACATGAAAAAGGAGTAGATGAGGTAACCGAGGACAGGGACAACGGGAGAAATGGCATGGGGAAAGCAGGAAGCGGTGGCGAGGAAATTAGCAGCTATTTTCAGACTAACGAGGTTGGCTATGAGGGCGGCGAGATGGAAGGGGTAGGGGACTTCGATGAGAACAGTGAGGGGATGTTCTGGGCAGAGCCCGTGGAAGGGGAGGCCCCCCGTGGCCGCCGGATCGACCGACTGGACATTAACATCCAGATCAATGAGTCGTACTGTGTGGACGTTGGCGAGGGCCTGAAGCGCTGGAAGTGCCGCATGTGTGAGAAGTCGTACACCTCCAAGTACAATCTGGTCACGCACATCCTGGGCCACAATGGCATCAAACCACACGCATGTCCACATTGCGGCAAACTCTTCAAGCAGCCCAGCCACCTACAGACGCACCTGCTGACACACCAGGGCACACGGCCACACAAGTGCACTGTCTGCAAGAAGGGCTTCACCCAGACCAGCCACCTGAAGCGGCACATGCTGCAGCACACCGACGTTAAGCCCTACAGTTGTCGTTTTTGTCGTCGTGGTTTTGCCTACCCCAGTGAACTCCGTGCTCACGAAGTAAAGCATGAAAGAGGCCGGTGCCACGTCTGCTCGCAGTGCGGCATGGAGTTTCCTACCTATGCCCACCTGAAGCGTCATCAGGTGAGCCACCAAGGACCTTCCACCTTCCAGTGTAGCCAGTGCAACAAGTCGTTCGCCTACCGCAGCCAGCTGCAGAATCACCTGCTGAAGCACCAAACGCAGCGCTCCTTCTCCTGCAGTCAGTGTGGCCTGCAATTCCTTCAACTGCATCAGCTACGCCAACACTCCCTAACACACAAGACAAACAAGCCTCAGGCCCGCGCTACCAAG GGAACAAAGGGGTTTAAGTGTGACGTATGTGCCCGAGAGTTTACATTGTCTGCAAACCTAAAGAGGCACATGTTAATCCATGCCAGTGTCCGGCCATTCCAGTGTCACGTGTGCTTCAAATCTTTCGTCCAGAAACAGACCCTCAAAACTCACATGATTGTACACCTGCCTGTGAAACCCTTCAAGTGCAAG GTGTGTGGAAAGTCATTTAACCGAATGTACAACCTCCTGGGCCACATGCACCTCCATGCAGGCAGTAAACCCTTCAAATGTGCATGCTGTTCGAGTAAATTTAACCTGAAGGGCAATCTTAGCAGACACATGAAGGTCAAACATGGAATGGACGTCTCTCCAGATGGACAAG ATGGCCCACCAGAAATGGAGCCCCATGAGGACTATGAAGATGAGAACTTCAATTTTACAGCACCAGAGAATATGGAAAACAATGATGCACCGAACCTAACTAAGCTCTCTGAAGTGGCCATCCAGGAACTTGACTATTATAATTTTGGGAAGGATGTGGGAAACTACAGTAcagcataa
- the sema4bb gene encoding semaphorin-4B isoform X1 → MATKCKVQWKVSMETTNSLWLLSWTIWIFLAGVLQATLANEDDVTARISFSYNAEGRSVREFSVDGVYNYSTLLLSPDENKIYVGAMENIFSLSLDNISVTYLQKTLTWSTPERKRKECIFKGKDPQTDCFNYIKILLHLNSTHLYVCGTYAFSPICAYINILSFSLERDEKGEPVTEDGRGRCPFNPEYRSTAITVDGELYTATVSNFQGNEPTIYRSLGSGTPLKTENSLNWLQDPAFVGSAHITGQDSERGDDQIYFFFSEMGKEFDFFDNTKVSRIARVCKEDQGGERVLQKKWTTFLKAQLLCSLPDDGFPFNIIQDVYVLPAQRKKNTLLYAVFTSQWSKGLAGSSAVCVFSMDQVEQAFTGRYKEVNRETQQWYTYTHSVPEPRPGMCITNASRQLRIDSSRDMPDKVLNFVKDHFLMDSPVKSQPVLFTHSVHYTQIAVHHVQGLHRAYDVMFIGTDDGRLQKAVNVAGTMHIIEEIQLFPEKQPVQQIELDSAKGLLFVSSHSGIVQLPVANCSFHNNCGECVLARDPYCAWTGTHCTDVTRYTPQKQWQQDIEEADTSSKCNRTMFRVDSESSVLPRSFPNSQASDCEIIIVPANTLRLLPCNLRSNHAHRKWLYKPDVGHFLFPSQDGGLVVSGRAGGEEVFSCWSEEHGFWQLLANYCVKSEPLSETTTNTGEMDEPLVIQSISSDIQFGESARSAQPRIKTYGTELAVVCVLLAVCVLSFGLSVVYRHRGRMKEVLRGGEQTGGAQKSTANPGESLPLNAGVLPTSPSDHKSYQTLEESCGYIIAPSETSTQHNSKEAQTLAQTPQNGFKESHVEVSDISPRPRVRLGSEIRDSVV, encoded by the exons ATGGCAACCAAATGTAAAGTCCAATGGAAAGTATCCATGGAAACCACAAACTCTCTCTGGCTCTTGTCTTGGACCATATGGATTTTTTTGGCTGGAGTTTTACAAGCAACCTTGGCGAATGAAGATGATGTCACAGCACGCATCAGTTTCTCTTACA atgCAGAAGGGCGATCAGTGAGGGAGTTCTCAGTGGATGGTGTGTATAACTATTCAACTCTGCTGCTGAGCCCAGATGAAAACAAGATCTACGTGGGAGCCATGGAGAACATATTCTCTCTAAGCCTGGACAACATCAGTGTGACGTATCTACAGAAAACA CTCACATGGAGCACTCCAGAAAGAAAGAGGAAGGAGTGTATATTCAAGGGAAAGGACCCCCAG ACTGATTGTTTCAACTACATCAAGATTTTACTGCATTTGAACAGCACGCACCTGTATGTGTGTGGAACGTATGCCTTCAGCCCCATCTGTGCTTACATA AACATTTTAAGTTTCTCTCTGGAAAGAGATGAAAAGGGGGAACCCGTTACGGAGGACGGCCGTGGACGTTGTCCATTTAATCCCGAATACAGATCTACAGCTATTACAGTGG ATGGGGAACTGTACACTGCTACTGTCAGTAACTTCCAGGGAAATGAGCCCACCATATATAGGAGTCTAGGGTCTGGCACCCCTCTCAAAACGGAGAACTCTCTCAACTGGCTCCAGG ACCCAGCGTTTGTAGGTTCTGCTCATATTACTGGTCAAGACAGCGAGAGAGGGGATGATCAGATCTATTTTTTCTTCAGCGAGATGGGGAAGGAGTTCGACTTCTTTGATAACACCAAAGTGTCCAGGATTGCACGTGTGTGTAAG GAGGATCAAGGTGGAGAGAGAGTCCTGCAGAAGAAATGGACCACATTTCTGAAAGCTCAACTCTTGTGTTCGCTACCCGATGATGGTTTTCCTTTTAACATCATTCAGGATGTATATGTGCTTCCAGCCCAACGCAAGAAAAACACACTCCTCTATGCAGTGTTCACTTCTCAATG GAGTAAAGGTCTAGCAGGCAGttcagcagtgtgtgtgttcagcatGGATCAGGTAGAACAAGCGTTTACTGGCCGTTACAAAGAGGTGAACAGAGAGACACAGCAGTGGTACACATACACTCATTCTGTACCCGAACCACGACCTGGAATG TGTATTACTAATGCTTCAAGGCAGCTGAGAATAGACTCATCCCGGGATATGCCAGATAAGGTACTAAACTTTGTGAAAGACCACTTCCTGATGGACAGTCCTGTCAAAAGTCAGCCTGTGCTCTTCACGCACTCTGTGCACTACACACAAATTGCTGTACACCACGTGCAAGGCCTCCACAGAGCTTACGATGTGATGTTCATCGGCACAG ATGATGGACGTTTGCAAAAGGCTGTGAATGTAGCTGGTACGATGCACATCATTGAGGAGATCCAACTGTTCCCAGAAAAACAGCCTGTACAACAAATAGAGCTGGATTCAGCTAAG GGTTTGTTATTTGTGTCGTCACACTCTGGCATTGTGCAGCTGCCAGTAGCAAACTGCAGTTTCCATAACAACTGTGGCGAGTGTGTTTTGGCCAGAGACCCATACTGTGCTTGGACAGGAACACACTGCACTGACGTCACACGTTACACACCACAAAA GCAATGGCAGCAAGATATCGAGGAGGCTGACACTTCATCTAAATGTAACCGCACAATGTTCAGAGTGGACTCTGAAAGCTCAG TGTTACCACGTTCTTTCCCAAATTCCCAAGCATCTGATTGTGAGATCATCATCGTCCCAGCTAACACCCTTCGCTTGCTGCCCTGCAATCTTCGCTCCAATCATGCCCACAGAAAATGGTTATACAAACCAGATGTTGGTCACTTCCTGTTCCCCAGCCAGGATGGTGGATTGGTAGTCAGCGGCCGAGCAGGCGGCGAGGAGGTCTTCTCGTGTTGGTCAGAAGAACATGGCTTCTGGCAACTCTTGGCCAATTACTGTGTAAAGTCAGAGCCTTTATCCGAGACCACAACCAATACTGGGGAGATGGATGAACCTCTTGTAATCCAAAGCATATCATCAGACATCCAGTTTGGTGAATCAGCACGCTCTGCTCAACCTCGCATAAAGACGTATGGCACAGAGCTGGCGGTAGTGTGTGTTTTGTTAGCCGTGTGTGTGCTTTCGTTCGGGCTGTCTGTAGTCTATCGACACAGGGGCCGGATGAAAGAGGTACTAAGAGGGGGAGAACAAACTGGAGGAGCCCAAAAGAGCACAGCCAATCCTGGGGAGAGTTTACCCCTCAATGCTGGTGTGCTTCCAACCTCCCCATCCGACCACAAGAGCTACCAAACGTTGGAGGAAAGCTGTGGTTACATAATCGCTCCATCAGAGACAAGCACGCAACACAACTCCAAGGAAGCACAGACACTCGCCCAAACGCCACAAAATGGGTTCAAAGAAAGTCATGTGGAGGTCAGTGACATAAGCCCTCGCCCACGGGTACGACTGGGCTCTGAGATCAGAGACTCTGTGGTGTAA
- the sema4bb gene encoding semaphorin-4B isoform X2 — protein sequence MQTNFILKDAEGRSVREFSVDGVYNYSTLLLSPDENKIYVGAMENIFSLSLDNISVTYLQKTLTWSTPERKRKECIFKGKDPQTDCFNYIKILLHLNSTHLYVCGTYAFSPICAYINILSFSLERDEKGEPVTEDGRGRCPFNPEYRSTAITVDGELYTATVSNFQGNEPTIYRSLGSGTPLKTENSLNWLQDPAFVGSAHITGQDSERGDDQIYFFFSEMGKEFDFFDNTKVSRIARVCKEDQGGERVLQKKWTTFLKAQLLCSLPDDGFPFNIIQDVYVLPAQRKKNTLLYAVFTSQWSKGLAGSSAVCVFSMDQVEQAFTGRYKEVNRETQQWYTYTHSVPEPRPGMCITNASRQLRIDSSRDMPDKVLNFVKDHFLMDSPVKSQPVLFTHSVHYTQIAVHHVQGLHRAYDVMFIGTDDGRLQKAVNVAGTMHIIEEIQLFPEKQPVQQIELDSAKGLLFVSSHSGIVQLPVANCSFHNNCGECVLARDPYCAWTGTHCTDVTRYTPQKQWQQDIEEADTSSKCNRTMFRVDSESSVLPRSFPNSQASDCEIIIVPANTLRLLPCNLRSNHAHRKWLYKPDVGHFLFPSQDGGLVVSGRAGGEEVFSCWSEEHGFWQLLANYCVKSEPLSETTTNTGEMDEPLVIQSISSDIQFGESARSAQPRIKTYGTELAVVCVLLAVCVLSFGLSVVYRHRGRMKEVLRGGEQTGGAQKSTANPGESLPLNAGVLPTSPSDHKSYQTLEESCGYIIAPSETSTQHNSKEAQTLAQTPQNGFKESHVEVSDISPRPRVRLGSEIRDSVV from the exons ATGCAAACTaacttcattttaaagg atgCAGAAGGGCGATCAGTGAGGGAGTTCTCAGTGGATGGTGTGTATAACTATTCAACTCTGCTGCTGAGCCCAGATGAAAACAAGATCTACGTGGGAGCCATGGAGAACATATTCTCTCTAAGCCTGGACAACATCAGTGTGACGTATCTACAGAAAACA CTCACATGGAGCACTCCAGAAAGAAAGAGGAAGGAGTGTATATTCAAGGGAAAGGACCCCCAG ACTGATTGTTTCAACTACATCAAGATTTTACTGCATTTGAACAGCACGCACCTGTATGTGTGTGGAACGTATGCCTTCAGCCCCATCTGTGCTTACATA AACATTTTAAGTTTCTCTCTGGAAAGAGATGAAAAGGGGGAACCCGTTACGGAGGACGGCCGTGGACGTTGTCCATTTAATCCCGAATACAGATCTACAGCTATTACAGTGG ATGGGGAACTGTACACTGCTACTGTCAGTAACTTCCAGGGAAATGAGCCCACCATATATAGGAGTCTAGGGTCTGGCACCCCTCTCAAAACGGAGAACTCTCTCAACTGGCTCCAGG ACCCAGCGTTTGTAGGTTCTGCTCATATTACTGGTCAAGACAGCGAGAGAGGGGATGATCAGATCTATTTTTTCTTCAGCGAGATGGGGAAGGAGTTCGACTTCTTTGATAACACCAAAGTGTCCAGGATTGCACGTGTGTGTAAG GAGGATCAAGGTGGAGAGAGAGTCCTGCAGAAGAAATGGACCACATTTCTGAAAGCTCAACTCTTGTGTTCGCTACCCGATGATGGTTTTCCTTTTAACATCATTCAGGATGTATATGTGCTTCCAGCCCAACGCAAGAAAAACACACTCCTCTATGCAGTGTTCACTTCTCAATG GAGTAAAGGTCTAGCAGGCAGttcagcagtgtgtgtgttcagcatGGATCAGGTAGAACAAGCGTTTACTGGCCGTTACAAAGAGGTGAACAGAGAGACACAGCAGTGGTACACATACACTCATTCTGTACCCGAACCACGACCTGGAATG TGTATTACTAATGCTTCAAGGCAGCTGAGAATAGACTCATCCCGGGATATGCCAGATAAGGTACTAAACTTTGTGAAAGACCACTTCCTGATGGACAGTCCTGTCAAAAGTCAGCCTGTGCTCTTCACGCACTCTGTGCACTACACACAAATTGCTGTACACCACGTGCAAGGCCTCCACAGAGCTTACGATGTGATGTTCATCGGCACAG ATGATGGACGTTTGCAAAAGGCTGTGAATGTAGCTGGTACGATGCACATCATTGAGGAGATCCAACTGTTCCCAGAAAAACAGCCTGTACAACAAATAGAGCTGGATTCAGCTAAG GGTTTGTTATTTGTGTCGTCACACTCTGGCATTGTGCAGCTGCCAGTAGCAAACTGCAGTTTCCATAACAACTGTGGCGAGTGTGTTTTGGCCAGAGACCCATACTGTGCTTGGACAGGAACACACTGCACTGACGTCACACGTTACACACCACAAAA GCAATGGCAGCAAGATATCGAGGAGGCTGACACTTCATCTAAATGTAACCGCACAATGTTCAGAGTGGACTCTGAAAGCTCAG TGTTACCACGTTCTTTCCCAAATTCCCAAGCATCTGATTGTGAGATCATCATCGTCCCAGCTAACACCCTTCGCTTGCTGCCCTGCAATCTTCGCTCCAATCATGCCCACAGAAAATGGTTATACAAACCAGATGTTGGTCACTTCCTGTTCCCCAGCCAGGATGGTGGATTGGTAGTCAGCGGCCGAGCAGGCGGCGAGGAGGTCTTCTCGTGTTGGTCAGAAGAACATGGCTTCTGGCAACTCTTGGCCAATTACTGTGTAAAGTCAGAGCCTTTATCCGAGACCACAACCAATACTGGGGAGATGGATGAACCTCTTGTAATCCAAAGCATATCATCAGACATCCAGTTTGGTGAATCAGCACGCTCTGCTCAACCTCGCATAAAGACGTATGGCACAGAGCTGGCGGTAGTGTGTGTTTTGTTAGCCGTGTGTGTGCTTTCGTTCGGGCTGTCTGTAGTCTATCGACACAGGGGCCGGATGAAAGAGGTACTAAGAGGGGGAGAACAAACTGGAGGAGCCCAAAAGAGCACAGCCAATCCTGGGGAGAGTTTACCCCTCAATGCTGGTGTGCTTCCAACCTCCCCATCCGACCACAAGAGCTACCAAACGTTGGAGGAAAGCTGTGGTTACATAATCGCTCCATCAGAGACAAGCACGCAACACAACTCCAAGGAAGCACAGACACTCGCCCAAACGCCACAAAATGGGTTCAAAGAAAGTCATGTGGAGGTCAGTGACATAAGCCCTCGCCCACGGGTACGACTGGGCTCTGAGATCAGAGACTCTGTGGTGTAA
- the harbi2 gene encoding putative nuclease HARBI1 yields the protein MASPYLDNPVDIGAQIVQRALRRERVLRDKQNPLAFSDENLYEKYRFSAEGMLYLCRLLEPHIKNPTRRSHATTVPQMICIALRFFAGGTYLYEVGDAEKLSKNTVCRTIRRVVIALQKYINTFVVFPGHLPTVAIKEGFSNIAGFPRVIGAIDCTHIPISTPIKEIEANYLNRKSTHSLNVQITCDHQCMVTSLDARWPGSMHDNQIFEKSSLCQRFQEGLFDGLLVGDETYACQSFLMTPYPDPETKQQHDFNMALNQTRLKIDTTLAILKARFNCLRDLRVSPERASQIVGACVVLHNIATIRKERVPNEYDLLTDDVDPINLDHPAGEAVRDAITAEYFTEHSIKEN from the exons ATGGCTTCACCGTATCTGGATAATCCTGTAGATATCGGAGCCCAAATTGTACAAAGGGCTTTACGCAGAGAAAGAGTTCTTAGAGATAAACAAAACCCCTTAGCATTCTCTGACGAGAACTTATACGAGAAATACAGATTTTCGGCGGAGGGAATGTTGTATCTTTGTCGGCTTCTTGAGCCCCATATTAAAAACCCGACGCGACGAAGCCACGCGACCACTGTCCCGCAAATGATTTGTATTGCTTTGCGTTTCTTTGCAGGTGGTACATACCTCTACGAAGTGGGAGATGCCGAGAAGCTCAGCAAGAACACAGTTTGCCGAACAATTCGTAGGGTAGTTATCGCACTCCAGAAGTATATAAACACTTTCGTTGTGTTCCCTGGTCATTTACCCACTGTGGCCATAAAAGAGGGCTTCTCCAATATAGCTG GATTCCCTAGAGTTATTGGAGCAATAGATTGCACACACATCCCAATCTCGACTCCAATAAAAGAAATTGAGGCTAATTATCTCAACAGAAAGTCGACTCACAGTCTCAATGTTCAG ATTACTTGTGACCATCAGTGTATGGTCACAAGCCTGGATGCCAGATGGCCTGGCTCAATGCACGACAACCAGATTTTCGAAAAGTCGTCGTTATGCCAGCGCTTTCAGGAAG GGCTGTTTGACGGTCTGTTGGTGGGAGATGAGACTTACGCATGTCAGAGCTTTCTGATGACTCCCTACCCTGACCCTGAGACAAAACAACAGCATGACTTTAACATGGCCCTCAATCAAACCAGGCTCAAGATTGACACCACTCTTGCCATTTTAAAGGCTCGGTTTAACTGTCTTCGTGATCTGAGAGTGTCACCAGAGCGGGCATCTCAGATTGTGGGTGCATGCGTTGTCCTTCACAACATAGCCACTATAAGGAAGGAGCGAGTGCCAAATGAATATGATCTCCTCACTGATGATGTTGACCCTATTAATCTGGACCATCCAGCTGGTGAAGCTGTCAGAGATGCCATCACAGCAGAATATTTCACTGAACATTCAATAAAAGAAAACTGA
- the serf2b gene encoding small EDRK-rich factor 2 has translation MTRGNQRELARQKNAKKQNETTKGKRNEDGLSAAARKQRDAEIMQQKQKKANEKGDPKAK, from the exons ATGACGA GGGGAAATCAGCGTGAGCTTGCCCGTCAAAAGAATGCTAAGAAGCAAAATGAAACTACCAAAGGGAAGAGAAATGAAGATGGACTCTCTGCAGCTGCCCGAAAGCAAAG AGATGCTGAAATCATGCAGCAGAAGCAAAAAAAGGCAAATGAGAAAGGAGACCCTAAAGCCAAATAA